Proteins encoded together in one Thermomonospora curvata DSM 43183 window:
- a CDS encoding DUF167 domain-containing protein: MSGRDREAMMAVRVAIRVGPGASRTKVGGAHGEALVVKVAARAVEGKATEAALRAVADALGVRRRDVRLISGATSREKLIEVDGDERALTEKINALRGS, translated from the coding sequence GTGTCGGGACGGGATCGGGAGGCGATGATGGCCGTTCGGGTGGCGATCCGGGTGGGTCCCGGCGCGTCGCGGACCAAGGTCGGCGGCGCGCACGGCGAGGCGCTGGTGGTGAAGGTGGCGGCGCGGGCGGTGGAGGGCAAGGCGACCGAGGCGGCGCTGCGCGCGGTGGCCGACGCCCTGGGGGTGCGGCGCCGGGACGTGCGGCTGATCAGCGGGGCCACCAGCCGCGAGAAGCTGATCGAGGTGGACGGGGACGAGCGGGCGCTCACAGAAAAGATCAACGCCTTGCGAGGTTCCTGA
- a CDS encoding RluA family pseudouridine synthase, with protein sequence MADVRSLPVPEGLDGERVDAALARLFGLSRSRAAELIAAGDVLVDGRTVVKSDRLHGGGWLEVTLPPPPAPPRPVAEPVPGMTILYEDEHIVVVSKPVGVAAHPTIGWNGPTVLGGLLGAGHTVATSGAAERQGIVHRLDANTTGAMVVAKSEIAYSRLKRAFKERRVDKRYHALVQGHPDPLRGTIDAPIDRHPSGDGRFAVVAGGRPSITHYDTLEAFRAASLLEIDLETGRTHQIRVHMSAVRHPCVGDLLYGADPTLAARLGVKRQWLHAIRLGLEHPTTGEWMEFESPYPEDLTRSLELIRQES encoded by the coding sequence ATGGCGGACGTACGCAGCCTCCCCGTACCCGAGGGACTCGACGGCGAACGGGTGGACGCGGCGCTGGCCCGGTTGTTCGGGCTGTCGCGCAGCCGCGCCGCCGAGCTCATCGCGGCCGGGGACGTGCTGGTGGACGGCCGGACGGTGGTCAAGTCCGACCGGCTGCACGGCGGCGGCTGGCTGGAGGTGACGCTGCCGCCCCCGCCCGCACCGCCGCGCCCGGTGGCCGAGCCGGTGCCGGGCATGACGATCCTGTACGAAGACGAGCACATCGTGGTGGTCAGCAAGCCGGTCGGCGTGGCCGCGCACCCCACCATCGGCTGGAATGGGCCGACCGTGCTCGGCGGGCTGCTGGGCGCCGGCCACACCGTGGCCACCAGCGGCGCGGCCGAGCGGCAGGGCATCGTGCACCGCCTGGACGCCAACACCACCGGCGCCATGGTCGTCGCCAAGAGCGAGATCGCCTACTCCCGGCTGAAGCGGGCCTTCAAGGAACGCCGTGTCGACAAGCGCTACCACGCGCTGGTCCAGGGGCATCCGGACCCGCTGCGCGGCACCATCGACGCCCCCATCGACCGGCACCCCTCCGGGGACGGCCGCTTCGCGGTGGTCGCCGGAGGGCGGCCCTCGATCACCCACTACGACACGCTGGAGGCGTTCCGGGCGGCCAGCCTGCTGGAGATCGACCTGGAGACCGGGCGCACCCACCAGATCCGGGTGCACATGTCGGCGGTGCGCCACCCGTGCGTGGGCGACCTGCTGTACGGGGCGGACCCGACGCTGGCGGCCCGGCTCGGCGTCAAGCGGCAGTGGCTGCACGCGATCCGGTTGGGGCTGGAGCACCCCACCACGGGCGAGTGGATGGAGTTCGAAAGCCCTTACCCGGAGGATCTGACCCGCTCCCTGGAGCTGATCCGCCAGGAGTCCTGA
- the lspA gene encoding signal peptidase II, with the protein MLISVALTALALDAITKVVVVAHLEGGTPIELLGGLLTLRVTRNSGAAFSIGTGMTIVFTLIALGVVVAILRTARHLRSVPWAVSLGLLLGGATGNLADRLLRAPAPLKGHVVDWIELPYWPVFNLADSAIVCGGALAVVLAARGLQLDGTRAGETGEGPEASGRDGRDDGDGGKDAPEDDGAAGQARSGDEQ; encoded by the coding sequence GTGCTGATCTCAGTGGCGCTGACCGCGTTGGCGCTGGATGCGATCACCAAGGTCGTGGTGGTGGCGCACCTGGAGGGCGGCACGCCGATCGAGCTGCTGGGCGGGCTGCTGACGCTGCGGGTGACCCGCAACAGCGGGGCGGCCTTCTCCATCGGCACCGGGATGACGATCGTGTTCACCCTGATCGCCCTGGGGGTGGTGGTGGCGATCTTGCGCACCGCCCGCCATCTGCGCAGCGTGCCCTGGGCGGTCAGCCTGGGGCTGCTGCTGGGCGGCGCCACGGGTAACCTTGCCGACCGGCTGCTGCGTGCCCCCGCCCCCCTGAAGGGGCACGTGGTGGACTGGATCGAGCTGCCGTACTGGCCGGTGTTCAACCTGGCCGACTCGGCGATCGTGTGCGGCGGCGCCCTGGCGGTGGTGCTGGCGGCCCGCGGCCTGCAGCTGGACGGGACCCGGGCCGGCGAGACCGGGGAGGGGCCGGAGGCATCCGGTCGCGACGGCCGCGATGATGGAGACGGCGGCAAGGACGCCCCCGAGGACGACGGCGCCGCAGGGCAGGCGCGAAGCGGCGACGAGCAGTGA